In a single window of the Niabella ginsenosidivorans genome:
- a CDS encoding COX15/CtaA family protein — protein MQLQRNKPVAIWLFIGAGMIIIQVLLGGITRLTGSGLSITEWQPILGALPPMNQHAWEEAFNKYKEIAQYKYIHNYFTLQDFKSIYFWEWLHRDWARLMGIVFIIPFIYFILKKKIDRSMLWPMIILFLLGGLQGAIGWIMVKSGVGTDLVYVSHIRLAIHFLAALLLLCYVVWFALKLTVPDNRIAYNTGLRNFNILLLVVITLQLTYGAFMAGTHAGKASITWPTINGSMIPVSSMLNEGGFLSDITHNLITIQFIHRGLAYLITLLIIGYTLRLTKLPKTTALYKMRFVPVFFVLVQVTLGILALMNYLNENKFILSILHQLVGMLFLVCMVICLFLVRKRLINQQ, from the coding sequence ATGCAGTTACAAAGGAATAAACCGGTGGCCATCTGGCTGTTTATTGGGGCCGGTATGATCATTATACAGGTTTTGTTAGGAGGAATTACCCGCTTAACCGGTTCGGGGCTTTCTATTACAGAATGGCAGCCCATTCTGGGAGCATTGCCCCCCATGAACCAGCACGCCTGGGAGGAGGCATTTAATAAATATAAAGAGATCGCCCAGTATAAATACATACACAACTATTTTACCTTGCAGGATTTTAAATCCATTTATTTCTGGGAATGGCTGCACCGCGACTGGGCACGGCTGATGGGCATCGTGTTTATTATTCCGTTTATTTATTTTATCCTGAAAAAGAAAATTGACCGCAGTATGCTCTGGCCCATGATCATTTTGTTTTTGCTGGGCGGGCTGCAGGGGGCTATCGGCTGGATCATGGTAAAGAGCGGGGTAGGCACAGACCTGGTATATGTAAGTCATATCCGTTTAGCGATTCACTTCCTGGCCGCGTTGCTGTTATTGTGCTATGTGGTCTGGTTTGCCTTAAAACTGACCGTGCCGGATAACCGGATTGCATACAATACCGGCCTCAGGAATTTTAATATCCTGTTGCTGGTGGTCATTACGTTGCAACTGACCTATGGCGCCTTTATGGCGGGTACGCATGCCGGTAAGGCTTCTATAACCTGGCCTACGATCAACGGAAGCATGATCCCCGTGTCATCGATGTTGAATGAAGGCGGTTTCCTTAGCGATATTACTCATAACCTGATCACCATCCAGTTCATTCACCGGGGCCTGGCCTATTTGATCACCCTCTTAATAATTGGTTACACGCTCCGTTTAACAAAACTGCCCAAAACAACGGCATTGTATAAGATGCGCTTTGTACCTGTGTTCTTTGTATTGGTACAGGTAACGCTGGGCATTCTTGCTTTAATGAATTACCTGAATGAAAATAAATTCATATTAAGCATCCTGCACCAACTGGTGGGCATGCTGTTCCTGGTATGTATGGTGATCTGCCTGTTTCTTGTGAGAAAGCGGTTAATAAATCAGCAATAA
- the serS gene encoding serine--tRNA ligase — protein sequence MLQLQVLRQDPEAVKKKLAVKHFKDLALVDQIIALDDERKKAQLAFDTLQSTVNSASKEIGQLMAKGNKEAAEAKKAAVAEAKEKLQPISEQLANAEKLLQEQLVLLPNLPSDQVPAGNSAAENEVVREGGDQPVLPENAVPHWDLIKTFDLVDFETGAKITGSGFPLYKGQGARLQRALVQYFLNFNLDAGYTEYLPPFMVNEASAFGTGQLPDKEGQMYYMPADNYYMIPTSEVPVTNIYRDTMLKQEQFPVKMTAYSPCFRREAGSFGKDVRGLNRVHQFEKVEIVQITHPEKSYEALNEMVAHVEKLLQSLELPYRILRLCGGDMSFTSALTYDFEIYSAAQERWLEVSSVSNFEAYQTNRLRIRFKDENGKTQLAHSLNGSSLALPRIFAGILENNQQDDFIRLPEVLVPYFGKAAISK from the coding sequence ATGTTACAATTACAGGTATTGCGGCAGGATCCGGAGGCGGTTAAGAAAAAACTGGCAGTAAAGCATTTTAAGGATCTTGCGTTAGTAGATCAGATCATAGCGCTTGACGATGAACGTAAAAAAGCACAATTGGCCTTTGATACCCTCCAATCCACTGTAAACAGCGCATCCAAAGAAATAGGCCAGCTAATGGCCAAAGGCAATAAAGAAGCTGCTGAAGCAAAAAAAGCTGCAGTAGCTGAAGCAAAAGAAAAGCTCCAGCCGATCAGCGAGCAACTGGCCAATGCAGAAAAGCTGTTGCAGGAGCAGTTGGTATTATTACCCAACCTTCCTTCTGATCAGGTACCGGCCGGAAACAGCGCTGCTGAGAATGAAGTAGTGCGTGAAGGAGGTGATCAACCGGTGTTACCGGAAAACGCCGTTCCTCATTGGGACCTGATAAAAACGTTTGACCTGGTGGATTTTGAGACCGGCGCAAAGATTACCGGCAGCGGCTTTCCTTTATACAAAGGGCAGGGCGCCCGGCTGCAACGTGCATTGGTACAATACTTTCTCAATTTTAACCTGGATGCAGGTTATACAGAATACCTGCCGCCGTTTATGGTAAATGAAGCCTCTGCATTTGGAACGGGGCAATTACCAGATAAAGAGGGGCAAATGTATTATATGCCCGCCGATAATTATTATATGATCCCGACTTCTGAAGTACCGGTAACCAATATTTACCGGGACACAATGCTGAAACAGGAACAGTTTCCTGTAAAAATGACAGCATACTCCCCCTGCTTCCGCAGGGAAGCGGGCAGCTTTGGCAAGGATGTTCGTGGCCTGAACCGGGTGCATCAATTTGAAAAAGTGGAAATTGTCCAGATCACCCACCCGGAGAAAAGCTATGAAGCGCTGAACGAGATGGTGGCGCATGTTGAGAAACTATTGCAAAGCCTGGAATTGCCTTACCGCATTTTACGCCTTTGCGGCGGCGACATGTCCTTCACTTCTGCACTGACGTATGATTTTGAAATATACAGCGCTGCCCAGGAACGCTGGCTGGAAGTAAGCTCCGTATCCAATTTTGAAGCCTACCAGACCAACCGGTTGAGGATCCGTTTTAAGGACGAGAACGGCAAAACTCAACTGGCGCACTCCTTAAACGGCAGCTCCCTGGCCCTGCCCCGTATTTTTGCCGGCATTCTTGAAAACAATCAGCAGGACGATTTCATAAGGCTGCCGGAAGTGCTGGTGCCCTATTTTGGCAAAGCGGCTATTTCAAAATAG
- a CDS encoding M1 family metallopeptidase, translated as MYKAFTCAVCLFYSVAGTAQNYDPNKTFAPGFYSHNGNEFRSADGAPGSKYWQNQANYAIEATFDTTTNVLSGNEIIEYSNNSPDNLEYLWLELDQNADKEDARAQSLAKPGQEAAPDKGFRLSRVVVENSGQVQEADYVVQDTRMQIRLGNPLTAGKSLRLKIGFSFKLLSSSAGDRAGILQTKNGKIYEFGYWFPRMCVYDDLNGWNTLPFIGGGEFYFEYGTIDYKITVPAGMLAVGSGQLLNGQEVLSDRVLANLSKARRSDKTVMIHPAEAVTRSSVTKKTSGTVTWHFAMNNTRDAAFALSRAFIWDGAKINLPSGKTAFAQSVYPEESIRDKSEWHRATEYVKASVEDFSKRWFEYPYPEATNVAGPIGGMEFPALAFDYYKEGGKGLWALVSHEIGHTWYPMIVGSDERRYPFMDEGFNTFIDIYAQEYFNNGEFAPKRDGEYAPKGGNPADEIIPVIKATKGGPTLLTAPDAMDYKYVHPLAYFKTAFGLVLLREVILGQDRFDYAFRTYTKNWAFKHPSPVDFFRSMENAAGEDLSWFWREWFYNNWELDQAVAGVKYVEGDPQKGALITIENKEQMVLPLPMEITETNGHTQTIQVPVEIWQQGAQRTIRVRTTSPVTSVIIDPRHQLPDSHRENNVWKK; from the coding sequence ATGTATAAAGCTTTTACATGCGCCGTTTGTCTTTTTTATTCCGTTGCGGGTACAGCACAGAATTATGACCCCAATAAAACCTTTGCCCCCGGCTTTTACAGCCATAACGGCAATGAGTTTCGCTCTGCCGATGGCGCACCCGGGTCAAAGTATTGGCAAAACCAGGCTAACTATGCAATAGAAGCAACATTTGATACCACAACCAATGTGCTCAGCGGCAATGAAATAATTGAATACAGTAACAATAGTCCGGATAACCTGGAATACCTTTGGCTGGAGCTGGATCAGAATGCAGATAAGGAAGATGCCCGCGCCCAATCGCTGGCAAAGCCCGGCCAGGAAGCTGCACCTGATAAGGGTTTCCGGCTTTCCCGCGTAGTAGTGGAAAACAGCGGCCAGGTGCAGGAGGCCGATTATGTGGTGCAGGATACCCGCATGCAGATCCGGCTGGGAAATCCGTTGACCGCAGGAAAATCGCTAAGGCTGAAGATTGGTTTTTCATTTAAGCTGTTATCCTCCTCCGCAGGCGACCGGGCAGGAATTCTGCAAACAAAAAACGGGAAGATCTACGAATTCGGCTACTGGTTTCCGCGCATGTGCGTATACGATGATCTGAACGGCTGGAATACCCTGCCCTTTATTGGCGGAGGGGAATTTTATTTTGAATATGGCACTATTGATTACAAGATCACTGTACCGGCCGGCATGCTGGCGGTAGGCTCCGGGCAATTATTAAACGGGCAGGAGGTATTGAGCGACAGAGTGCTGGCTAACCTTTCAAAAGCCCGCCGGTCAGACAAAACGGTTATGATCCATCCGGCAGAGGCGGTAACACGGTCTTCAGTAACCAAAAAGACCAGCGGAACCGTAACCTGGCATTTTGCCATGAATAATACGCGTGATGCAGCTTTTGCCCTTTCCAGGGCTTTTATCTGGGATGGCGCAAAAATAAACCTCCCTTCCGGCAAAACAGCTTTTGCACAGTCCGTTTACCCGGAAGAAAGCATCCGGGATAAAAGCGAATGGCACCGTGCCACTGAATATGTAAAAGCCTCTGTTGAAGATTTTTCAAAAAGATGGTTTGAATATCCTTACCCCGAAGCCACCAACGTGGCCGGGCCCATAGGCGGTATGGAATTCCCGGCACTGGCATTTGATTATTATAAAGAAGGCGGCAAAGGATTATGGGCGCTGGTTTCCCATGAAATTGGTCATACCTGGTATCCCATGATTGTAGGTTCTGATGAACGCCGTTATCCGTTTATGGATGAGGGTTTTAACACCTTCATTGATATTTATGCACAGGAATATTTTAATAACGGTGAGTTCGCTCCCAAGCGCGATGGAGAGTATGCGCCCAAAGGCGGTAACCCGGCCGATGAGATCATACCGGTCATAAAAGCCACTAAGGGCGGCCCCACACTTTTAACTGCACCGGATGCTATGGATTATAAATATGTGCATCCGCTGGCTTATTTTAAAACCGCTTTTGGACTGGTACTGTTGCGGGAGGTCATTTTGGGCCAGGACCGTTTTGACTATGCCTTTCGTACCTATACAAAAAACTGGGCATTTAAACATCCATCCCCTGTGGATTTTTTCAGGTCGATGGAAAATGCCGCCGGAGAGGATCTGAGCTGGTTCTGGCGGGAATGGTTTTATAACAACTGGGAGCTGGATCAGGCAGTGGCCGGGGTAAAATATGTGGAGGGAGATCCCCAAAAGGGTGCGCTCATCACTATTGAAAACAAAGAACAAATGGTACTACCGTTGCCAATGGAAATAACCGAAACCAACGGGCATACGCAAACAATACAGGTACCCGTAGAAATATGGCAGCAAGGTGCTCAGCGAACCATCCGGGTCAGGACCACATCCCCGGTTACTTCTGTCATTATTGATCCCCGGCACCAGCTGCCGGACAGCCACCGCGAAAATAATGTATGGAAGAAATAA
- a CDS encoding methyltransferase family protein gives MKIIYILWGLSEVIISRVYRARSADQQNEDKYSLAVIWIVIIAAIMAAVYISSHVAAPLSATNTPAYVGLGLLLLGMLLRFWVIASLGRFFTTNVTIRQNHALKTDGFYKYIRHPAYAASLLSFMGFGISLNNGVALVVVITAVGLAFYNRIRIEEKLLMKHFGQQYIAYMKHTWRLVPFIF, from the coding sequence ATGAAGATTATTTATATACTCTGGGGTCTTTCGGAAGTTATTATCAGCAGGGTATACCGGGCCCGTTCCGCAGATCAGCAAAATGAGGATAAATATTCCTTAGCGGTCATCTGGATAGTGATTATAGCAGCTATTATGGCTGCCGTGTATATCTCGTCACATGTTGCAGCGCCTCTTTCTGCAACCAATACGCCTGCATATGTAGGCTTGGGATTACTGCTCCTGGGCATGCTGCTGCGTTTTTGGGTTATTGCATCTTTAGGAAGATTTTTTACCACAAATGTTACCATAAGGCAAAATCATGCATTAAAAACGGATGGTTTTTATAAATATATCCGGCACCCAGCCTATGCGGCTTCCTTACTGTCTTTTATGGGGTTTGGGATTTCGCTGAACAACGGAGTAGCCCTTGTAGTGGTCATTACAGCGGTAGGGCTGGCGTTTTATAACCGTATCCGGATTGAAGAAAAACTACTGATGAAACATTTCGGGCAACAGTATATTGCGTATATGAAACATACCTGGCGCCTGGTTCCTTTTATTTTTTGA
- a CDS encoding hotdog family protein, with amino-acid sequence MMMLNDRLYTISRFEEQAGKISATIMLNTGHKIFEGHFPGQPVLPGVCMIQIIKELTEKATGKTLLLNEAAQCKFLSMVDPAKTPVLEAAVDYQQPEAAPIVINGILKNEAATFFKINARLQVM; translated from the coding sequence ATGATGATGCTGAATGACAGATTGTATACCATTAGCCGGTTTGAGGAGCAGGCAGGCAAGATAAGCGCCACCATAATGCTGAATACAGGCCATAAGATATTTGAAGGGCATTTTCCGGGCCAGCCGGTGTTGCCCGGGGTTTGCATGATACAGATCATAAAGGAGTTAACGGAAAAAGCAACCGGCAAAACACTGCTCCTGAATGAAGCAGCGCAGTGTAAATTCCTGTCGATGGTAGACCCTGCAAAAACGCCTGTGCTGGAGGCCGCTGTTGATTATCAGCAGCCGGAAGCAGCCCCTATAGTTATCAACGGGATACTGAAAAACGAAGCCGCAACGTTTTTTAAGATAAATGCCCGGTTGCAGGTGATGTAG
- a CDS encoding LolA family protein: MRKLFFIFLLTGISASVTAQYKPVANVTAVKSQFAAASQKINSISSDFTQVKSLSMLAEKITSKGKFYFRKNNQVRMEYTSPYQYLMILNGNKMSIKDGQKTSKMAAGSGKLFQQVNHLMMDCIKGTVFDNPDFSVKLLESSNSYMADMTPVTKEMKTLFKQVKVVMSKGSFVVNQVQMTDPRGDNTIINYSNQKINTGLPDALFTIH, encoded by the coding sequence ATGCGTAAACTATTTTTTATTTTTCTACTGACCGGAATTTCTGCTTCCGTTACCGCCCAATACAAACCGGTGGCCAATGTTACGGCGGTGAAAAGCCAGTTTGCAGCGGCTTCCCAAAAAATAAACAGCATTTCCAGCGATTTTACACAGGTAAAAAGCCTGAGCATGCTTGCAGAAAAAATAACTTCAAAAGGAAAGTTCTATTTCCGGAAAAACAACCAGGTAAGAATGGAATATACAAGCCCTTACCAGTATCTGATGATCCTTAACGGAAATAAGATGAGCATTAAGGATGGGCAAAAGACCAGTAAAATGGCTGCCGGCTCCGGTAAACTGTTTCAGCAGGTGAACCACTTAATGATGGATTGCATTAAAGGGACTGTTTTTGATAATCCCGATTTTTCTGTAAAGCTGCTGGAGAGCAGCAATAGCTATATGGCAGATATGACGCCGGTTACAAAGGAAATGAAAACGCTTTTTAAACAGGTAAAAGTGGTCATGAGCAAGGGCAGCTTTGTGGTGAACCAGGTGCAGATGACGGATCCGAGGGGAGATAATACCATCATCAATTATTCCAACCAGAAAATAAACACAGGGTTACCGGATGCATTGTTTACCATTCATTAG
- a CDS encoding polysaccharide deacetylase family protein: MLNFRNTTAVFVVLLAAFTGFQLQQGWPWYGYFILLVSYTLLLFYGSFYIGSQFYMPVVCNGTADKKEIAISFDDGPLEKYTPEVLAVLKAHHVPATFFCIGYRVAEREALLQQIIAEGHIVGNHSYYHDFWFDMHTAKKMQAEMQQMQDLVHRLTGKYMKWFRPPYGVTNPNVRKAVQAMGYTAIGWNVRSLDTMIKDEAQLLQKVQRELKPGAVFLFHDTMHNTVHMLPRFLQYVKEQGYTIVPLDKLINLHPYA; this comes from the coding sequence ATGTTAAATTTCAGAAATACTACTGCAGTTTTTGTTGTGTTGCTTGCAGCGTTTACCGGTTTTCAGCTGCAGCAGGGATGGCCCTGGTACGGGTATTTTATCCTGCTGGTTTCCTACACCCTGCTGTTATTTTACGGAAGTTTCTATATTGGCTCACAGTTTTATATGCCGGTGGTATGTAACGGAACCGCTGATAAAAAAGAAATAGCCATCAGTTTTGACGACGGTCCCTTAGAAAAATACACGCCGGAGGTGCTGGCTGTTTTAAAGGCACACCATGTACCTGCAACATTTTTCTGTATCGGTTACCGGGTTGCGGAGCGTGAAGCCCTGTTGCAGCAGATCATTGCAGAAGGGCATATTGTGGGAAACCATTCCTATTATCATGATTTCTGGTTCGATATGCATACCGCAAAAAAAATGCAGGCTGAAATGCAACAAATGCAGGACCTGGTGCATCGTTTAACAGGAAAGTATATGAAATGGTTCCGTCCGCCTTATGGTGTTACCAACCCAAATGTACGGAAGGCAGTACAGGCAATGGGTTATACGGCCATCGGCTGGAATGTGCGCTCACTGGATACCATGATAAAGGATGAAGCACAGCTTTTACAGAAAGTACAACGGGAATTAAAGCCGGGCGCTGTCTTTTTGTTTCACGATACGATGCATAACACTGTTCATATGCTGCCCCGGTTTTTACAATATGTTAAAGAGCAGGGGTATACCATTGTGCCCCTTGATAAATTGATAAATTTGCATCCCTATGCGTAA